Genomic segment of Xenopus laevis strain J_2021 chromosome 4S, Xenopus_laevis_v10.1, whole genome shotgun sequence:
TAACGCGCTTCTTAACAAcgtacttcctcagagacctttATATCCTTTGTATTCTCATACATCTTATACCTCAGCGAAGattaaatttgttttattaacagttttgttgtttttatgttgAGATCCAATCTAATCATATCCCTAATAAGTATCTCTTCTCCACTGTATTTAAACTCAGCCTGGTCTGTCTATCTGTATAACTGATATCCAGTCTCCACAATAACTTAAAAACCCCTGTGAACACTCTGTTAAGTTCCATTATTTTGGTGTATTGGAGACCAAAGCTGCACTACATGTACAAATGAtgattatataaaaaattaataaggaATTTATCATCTTTATTGGATCATAAATATATTTGGTGTACAATGTTtcataataatttaaaacatgTGATGAACTCTTCTGAATGATCCAATTCTGGGGCTTGAGGCTCCCCAGTCACTGTATCTCCTGTATTCTCCAGGTCTCATGTAGTACTGACGTCCTCGGAAGTTGGGTTCCTCGTAGAACATCCAGTGGccatcaaacacattgcaggagtgaatgTCATGGAAACGAAATCGATCATAAGTATTGGGGCAGTCATCAAAGAACTCCATCATCTGCCCTTGGTAGTCTCCTCTTTCGTAAATTCTCATTTTGTATTGGCCGTGGTGCTGTACACATAGattaataaacataaaattaaaaaaaaaataaacaagccaTGGATCTGGAAAATCTTTTCAATAGTCAGTCTACTAGCACTACTAAATAATGATAAAAGCATGTACACATGGTTTAGTTCTATAATAGTCCTTTAGTATGATTTGCATGTTTTAATGCAACGTTAACAATTTACCCATATACCATGCTACTATTTTTTCCCATTCATTGCTGTAAcaccattttatattatattaaatatttaattatcaaCACCTTTGTTCAATttagttcaatgtaaaaatgggTCCACAAGTTTCTGCAGGTTAAAACATATTACCATGTAGCATTTGCTGGTCTGCTGTTTGCTATGGGTTCATAGAACTGGGGAAACTTtctgccatttattacattattttgtatttttttaattcctatataaaattgtagactGCTGTGCAACCACTTATACATCAATATCAAAATCTAATTTATCAGTATTCTAAGCAAagaacattataaataaatgtaggaGTAATGATTGCTCTTAATAAAGTACTCCCAGGGAAATTGAAACAAATCTTATATAGGAACTCAAATGACAAGCTCTTACTTAAACTGTCCATGCATCCAATTTGaaataatcatttataataataataataattattattattatatctttcCCACTATTTCAGCACTAGAGTAGTTTTAggaaagttttaaaaactcacctGGGGAATAAAACGACAGGACCTGATGTAGTCATTGAAGCCCATCCATTTCTGAAAGTCTGGGTATTCTCCTTTCCACAGGTAATACTGATGTCCCCTGTAACTAGGGTGCTCATAGAGGATCCAGTTTCCACCCTCTATCCTGATGGAGTTACAGCGATTGAAGTATGAGGACAGATCAGAACAGTCTGAGCCACACTCATAGTGGCGACCTTGGAAATTCCTTTCCTCGTAAAAGAAGATCTAAAGAAAGACGTTGTAGGTTAAAAGCTTATGTTTTGTACATCTGGAACTGaatatatgatatgatattatTTACACTTATCTATGCCAACATTATTACACGATGCTGTACAACAGATTTGAAAACACATAAATTCAGCTTTGAGAACAGTAAGAAGATAAACCCTGTAAACAGACACATTGAATGTATTTTATGAATATGCAGAATATCTAGTATTTTGTTGGATAGAACAATGTTACTTTAAGAGAAACAACCACCCGCTGATTCTTTTTAAAATTGGGTATATATTCTGTTTAAGTTGGATCTGGACCCCTAAATTAACAAAATGTAGTTTATTAGATGTGCTTTTTTTTACTGATACAGTAATTAGAAATTATCAGAATTATCaagatatttttatggttttgacTTACCTTTCCCATTGTGAATGGATAGCAGTTTCAGTACCACTGAAGTGAGAGAAGAGACAGCCTATATATATGCCCTGTATTGCTGCCGTCTGCATCTGCTCAGTCTGGAACATATATTTTTGACCGGTAAGTAAAATGTACAGATCTTTTGTCTTGCATTGTTTCTTTTGTGCTGTGACAGCTGTTTCTCTGTTTTTACTGCCGCCTATATTCCATGGCTTAAAGAGCTGTCcagcatttttaacaatttagtCATTATCTCAGTAAGTAAATGGCTTTCATTGCTTATATTAAGACTACACACCTCTCAAAACACACACTCCATTTATAGTGAAACATTAATGGACAATTTGAAGCATAATAATGAACTATGCATGGTTCTACTAGTTTTGCAGTGCAGTTAATCCtaaatgaagcccagctacttttaaaATAGAGGCAGCTTCTCAACTAGATCAAGTTATTGGTGACTTTAATTATCCTGACagatgggccagattcaattcagtaagaaataagtttatcatgtgaaaactcatggacgagattcaatttgagatgcaattaaaaaaaaacatatctaacTCTTTATCCtgtaaaaactctattgaaatctatgggaaaaatggaactgaatacgtccataacttttcacatgataaactatgAAATAACTTttactcactgaattgaatctgggctattgactggggtaatggggttatACAAAATTttggggttgtggaagcactcttaaggctaaatcaaagtatgtttaagtataagggaagtgctacttacaatgcacttccctgggcccctgtctcataagcaattcagtataaatgcaagtgcatgtgtttacaaaacaggggtttttagttacaaaattatgatcataaagttgaaaagccaccataccacgtcaaggtaaaccccatatggtggtccctaacttatttatctcaggtcatagtataaaaatacttggttctctgcataatagcattacctgtattcactgtgtgttgaacattggtttcagtctgaaggctaaatcctcccccgcccataagggcttttaagagagagggattgcccaaaatagcgcccatatttaaaagcataggaccaccattagtataagggggtgggtatggggtgctattaaaaaccacgggaagctaagccacagcttcaaggctaatacaatatacaaaatttgggggttgtggaagcactcttaaggctaaatcaaagtatgtttaagtataagggaagtgctacttacaatgcacttccctgggcccctgtaatcacaattttttcacaatttattaaaccctgaggatggaataAAGTCAGACTTTTCActaacgttacttcggcaatgcgagcaaatcaaagtgaagatgcgctactgttcatttctgcttagcaaatttgctagaggtctttTGCTCAGGCTAATTGGCATAcgacgggaaatttaaagttgaatggacgtctttatgttatatgttgcagaaaatacattacatttttttccccccaaaaaaaactcgcatgtcaggaaggctgcaaacaactccaaattgatcccaggaggtcctccataggctaaaacagcaattcggccggtttaaggtggcgaatagtcgaatttgaatttttaaagggccagtgtatgataaatttttttaaaaaatactcaaataaaattttaataattccctagtggaatttgacagttttggccataaaatcaaaattttcaattcgagccttgatagatttgcccctaagtgtttatagCTAGGAATATGTGCTTGAGTATTCTCTGGGAATTAGAAATGTCAACATGAGCATGTCACCAGGCCTCTCTATGCATATTAGAATTTATGGTATACACATCCTGCAGGgccaacaataaggggcacatttactaaactcgagtgaaggattagaaggaaaaaaattttgaagtattttttttggctacttcgaccatcgaattggctacttcgactacgacttcaacttcgaattgaacggttcgaactaaaaatcgaccatcgaagta
This window contains:
- the LOC121393338 gene encoding gamma-crystallin-1-like, with protein sequence MGKIFFYEERNFQGRHYECGSDCSDLSSYFNRCNSIRIEGGNWILYEHPSYRGHQYYLWKGEYPDFQKWMGFNDYIRSCRFIPQHHGQYKMRIYERGDYQGQMMEFFDDCPNTYDRFRFHDIHSCNVFDGHWMFYEEPNFRGRQYYMRPGEYRRYSDWGASSPRIGSFRRVHHMF